GCATTTGGGTAAACGCAGAGGGAGGGGCTGGAAGAGGGAGACCTCGGGGGCTGTGGCTGCTGAGAAGCTGGAACAGCAGCAGTCTTAGAGCGGGGGAGGACACAGGCCGGGGAGAGGCGACCTTGAAAGTGGTGGGCGGAAGGGCAGCTGGCAGGTGGCAGCCGCCTGAGGTCCTCTGCctgtcccctctgcccccagGATGAATACGACGACATCGTGGTCCACAGAGGCCGGCGCCAGAACCCGCtacctcccaccccagcctcaaAAACTCTCCCTGAAGACCCTGTCTGACTTCATTGTTAATAGAATTTCCAGTTTAATAAAATCCCAGTTCTGACCACAGAGACTCGACTGCCGGCCGTGTTCCCAGTCCTCTAGtttattcctgggccccatccctCCAAAAGCAAGAGCTGCACATACGCCTGGGTGGTTTTCTCTGTGCTTTATTCGCCTGGAAGGGTCAGAGTGGGTGAGACTGGTGTCAGGGGTGTTTCCCGAGTCAGTCTGAGCCTAGCACCTCTCCCCAGCTCAGACTTGGCCCCTCAGGCCTGGTCCCAGggcacacccttgtccccactcCTGCAGGTGGGGGAGTGGAGCGGGTGCCAAGTCAGGTGGGGGCTCTGGGGGTCAACAGTCCTAAGCCGTAGGGTGTGTCGggaagaaggaggacatggggtcGGGGGTCAGCCTGCCCTCTGGAGCTCCTCCCCCAACATCTCTGTGGCCTTCTTCAGCTCCTCTCTCATGCGCTCCAGCCGCTCCATATCATGTTCCTGGTGGGATCAGAAATGGGTGGTCAGCACCCACCTTTGAGGGCAGGCCGCCTCAGTGGTCACCCATGATGGTGGCCATATGAGTTCGCACAATGGCAGCCAGCAGTGGTCATCCTGGTCATCATGGATTGCGATGGTGACCACAGCGGTCGCTGTAACCCTAGAAGAGTTCTGTTGGCCAACGCGTGAGGTCTGTGTTGACTTAAGAGCCAACAGCCAAGACGTGGGACTAGCAAAGGTGCCCAACCCGGATACCATGACCCATTTGTGATGGGATGGCCATTGTGGCTACCACCACCAATCATGGTGACATCTCGCTTTCCATGGCCCAGCAATGGTTCTATAGCCCAGTGAACCAGGCACGGCGGCCACTTTCCATGTGGCCAACTTGCTTGTTTTGGACTGGCAGTGGTGGCTAACGGGGACGCGTCTGCAGTCAGGGTGGCCGTCGTGGTTCCTGTGATCCCGGTATGGGAGCCATCTTGGTCAAGTACAGGCCCTGCTCCCTAGTCCTGATCACTGTGATCATTTGTGGTGGATCTTGCTGTTTGTGGCCCAACCCTGTTTGGTAGCAATTCTGACACTTGGTCCACCCCGTGCCCCTGCCGCCGCCTCCACTCACCTTCAGCTCGGCAGCCTCGTCCTTCTCCTGCTTGGCCTCGGCGTCCGGCTGGCGGAGGTGGTGGTGCGGCGAGTTCTCCGGCCACTCTGCTCCACGCCCCTCGGCCCCCTGCCACAGGCTGCGGCCCCCGCCCAGCACCTCCACGCCCTTCTCCTCTGCCGCCAGCTGGGCCGTCTCCTTGTCACTGGCCTGCTCCGCCACCCGCTTCTGGggcccccctccaccctccaGACGCCGCTTCCACAGGCCCCTGAAGGTCTCCGCGGGCcccctcttcttttcctcctcctcctcctcctcctcgcggTCGTCCTCCTGGCGGAGCCGGCCGTGCAGCTGCTTGCGGATGGCCTGTTCCCGCACCTCAGACTTGTGGGTCCtctctgctgcctcctcctcttcctcgtcCCTCACCTCCTGGCTGGACCTTGTCTTCCCAGGCTCCTGCTTCCTGAAGTCCCCAACCAGGAGGCCTTTCTCCTCAGTGGACGCACAGCCATAGGGCTCTGTCCCACACATCTCTGGCGGAAAGGGAGAGGATGCAGTAGACCTGGAGACAGGCCCAGAGGAGAGCTGGGGGCTGCCCGAGGTCCCTCAGGGGGACTGCCCAGGACAGGGAGAGGAGGGTGGCATGCTGGAGCACATTCTCTGTCTCTACCCCATTCCTCTGCAGGGAGCccccagggtggggctggggcccagGCTCCATCAGGCTGGACCCTCTGGGCAGTGCCgtgccagcccaggcaggagggctCTCGAATGAGAAGAGAACACCCCTTCCTCCAGGCAGCCCCGGGCAGAccctggtggggtgggggctccTTACCCTTGTGGAGGAGAGCCGTGCAGGGGCCTCTCTGGGCCTGGCCCAGTTTCAGCACTTCTGTGACCACCTCTGCCAGACAGCGGGTCAGCTGGGGGGGAAAGGTCAGAGGGGAGGTTGAGGGCAGGGCAGATGGGGGTTAGAGGGGAGATAAGGTTTATGGAGGAGGCTGGGCAGGGAGGGCCAGGGCACCAGGGATGTGAGGCAGGGCAAGGGGGCCaccctcctcacctcctccttgGAAGGTCTGGGCGCCAAGGGAGCCGTGGTGGCTGTGGAGGAAGGAGATGGTGTTGGGCTTGGGCCCGGGCGCTGTCCCGGTGCTGATTCCAGCTCCAAGGGTGTCCTGGTACCCACAAGCCCCCTCCCGGGCCCACCTGGAAGTCTCTAGTCCGACCCCACTGTGTTGCACCGTCCCCACCCATAGTCACCCTGCTCCCCGGTGGCTGCTGAGGTCCCCTGGGTTCTGGCACTCACCCGCCCCCAGCAGCAGTGCCAGCAGCTGGGGCAGCAGCAGCACAGGGGCGGGCCTGCGGCGCTGCATGGCAGGGCGTCCGACCGGAGTGCTCAGCGCTGTGCAGGCTGGGTGGCAGCTCCTTATAACCGGCCCATGGCCCCGCAGGGGAGGAGGTGACATCACCGCTGCCCCCTCCCCGCCCACGGCAGGGCGACAGCTGCGGGATGGCGACCTGCCTGAGACCCTCAATTATTCATGGGGACCCACGCCCTGCACCCACTCCCCTCCAGCTCCGGCCCCTGAGCGCCAGCATGGAGAACGGGGGCTTCTTTCCCCAGAGAAACAAGGTCTGATGGGCTGAAAGCCACACTGGGAGGCAGACCTGGGTTCGAATCCAGAGGCAGCCAACTACAGATCGACCTCAGGCAACTCCTTTCTTTCcttggccccagtttcctcatctggaaagcgGGTCTCATAAACCTCCTTCCTCAGGGGTTGTGCCTGGGCACCACCACTACCAGCTGTGCAGCCCTGGGACAACTGCTTAACCTCTGTGAGACCTGTCTCCTCATCAGTGAAGTAGGGCTGGTGACACCGACTCCACAGCGTGGCGGGAGGATGAGATGAATTAGTGTGTGGCTGAGTAACTGAGGCAGGGGACTGCACAGGTCCGAGCACCTTCATCCCAGCacctttactgagcacctactgtatgcccagCCTCTTCTAGACCCTGGGGCTGCTGCAGTGAATGAACGGGCAAACTCCCCTGCCCGCCTGGAGCTGGGGAGGCAGACAGCACTCAAATACATGTCACATGAGGCAGGACACGACAGAGCTGCAGTGCTAGTGCAGGTGAGATCGGAGAGCTGGGGGTCACCTAGGCCGGAGTGGTCAGGGAAGtcctctctgaagaggtgacacTGGGCTAGGGCCTGAGTGATAGAATGGAGGAATCACACAAGATCTATGGAGGAATAGCTGGGAGGGGACTAGCAGGTACAGAGGCCCCAGTGGGAACGAGTTGGCAGAGGGAGACCCGCAGGGCAGAGAACAACAGAGAAGAGGTGGGTTGAAGAGGAAGGTGAGGGGCAGGTCACATGGGGCCTTGTGAACCATGGTGACAACTGTCCTTCCCCACAGGAGGGCTCTGAGAAGGGAGGGACGTGACCTGATGCAAGGGTCTACAGGGTCTCCTGGCTTTGTGTAGGGGACAAGGAGCAGGGAGACAGCAAAGAGGCTGCCATGACTCTCCAAAAAGGAAATAACGATGGACAGATCCAGAGAGGGACGAGAGAGCAAGGGCAGGTTCTGGAAATACTCTGAGGGAGGAGCTGCCAGGTTTGCGGGAGGACTGGATGTGGatgaagaggaggggaggaagaccaGAAGCGTGTGGCCGGAAGAGCTGCGCAAACAGCTGCGCGCAGAGACGGGCTCAGCCAGGCGGAGAGTGAGTTCTGgcttctctgagcctgtgctGCCCAGTGGACCCCCACCTGGAGCCGAGGACCAGGGTGTGAGGGTGAAACTGGGGTCAGCGCGAGGTGCCCCTCGTcccagaggaaggggagaggacTCGGCATCCACCAGCTCCCCCGGTGGCCCCACGCCACCCCCCATGTGCTCTGGGGGCTGCTGGACGCTTCCAGCCATGGTCCCTGCAGCCGCAGACACTTCGATGATTAAGTACCGCAGAGCAAGTGCCCAGTACCCCCGCCGGCCGGCCAGGGCCATCTCCCTCGCTCACGGATCCAGAAAGGCCTTTGTTCTGACCGTTTATTGGCGACTTGCTGCTACGCACTGAGGGACggaagaggaagaaggatggaggcctctccctctctctccccatccctagAACCTTCAAGTCCCCAGACGTCCTGCTTGCCAGTGTGAGTTGGGGCCCACATGACAACAGGGTCCCTGACTGACTCCAAGGAAGTAGGGAAGTGGGACAGGTGGACCCTGGAGTCCAGGGTCCAGTGCGGAGCTGACAGGAGGAATGCAGACGTTAGGCACACGGGTTCCAGGTGTCCAGGGCCCGCTGAGCTCCAGGAAGCAGTGACAACACTGCTGGCTGATGAGGACGAGTTCTCAGCTCAAGGCGGGCTGGGTGGGAGCCTGGGCTTCTGGGGCTGGTTGGGGCCGATGTACCGGAGGGGCACGTGGGTGGGCGCCGTGATCCGATCGGTGCCAAGGTAGGGCTGGAGGGCAGGGGGCACCAGGACCGAGCCGTCCTGGGGACAGAGCAGGCCTCAGGATGCTGCCACTGCCCCAgccctccaccctctgcctctCTGGTGCCATCCTTCCTCCTACTCACCTCCTGCTGATTGCTCTCCAGGAGGGC
This genomic window from Diceros bicornis minor isolate mBicDic1 chromosome 34, mDicBic1.mat.cur, whole genome shotgun sequence contains:
- the CCER2 gene encoding coiled-coil domain-containing glutamate-rich protein 2; this translates as MSPPPLRGHGPVIRSCHPACTALSTPVGRPAMQRRRPAPVLLLPQLLALLLGAATTAPLAPRPSKEELTRCLAEVVTEVLKLGQAQRGPCTALLHKEMCGTEPYGCASTEEKGLLVGDFRKQEPGKTRSSQEVRDEEEEEAAERTHKSEVREQAIRKQLHGRLRQEDDREEEEEEEEKKRGPAETFRGLWKRRLEGGGGPQKRVAEQASDKETAQLAAEEKGVEVLGGGRSLWQGAEGRGAEWPENSPHHHLRQPDAEAKQEKDEAAELKEHDMERLERMREELKKATEMLGEELQRAG